CCTTTGCCTCGGATTTTTTGCATCGTCCCTTGTAAACGTTCGGACAATCCTTCAAACGCCATATCGATTCCCCTCCTTTTTAATCTATTTGTTCTAGTGTTTTTATTGCTTCTAACACTTTTTCAGAATCATTTATATGTTGTTTTATTTCTTCATACAATGCTTTTCTTTGCTCAAAGTTTTTATAAAGTCCTAGCTTAGTTTCATAATCTTCTACTAAGTCGCCAGTTCTTCTTATATTATCATAAACTGCTTGTCGACTCACTTCAAAAGTATCAGCAATTTCACTTAATGAATAATCTTCTAAGTAAAATAATTGTAAATAGTTACGTTGCTTTTCAGTTAATAATGCTTGATAAAAATCAAACAAATAATTCATTCGTAACGTCTTAACGAGATCATTTTGAGCCATCTGTTGAGCCCTCTTCATCTAATGTTGAACTTTCATCTGTATCTTCAGGAAGTTCATCCACATTTTCTTCAATCATGTCGGCAAATAAGCCATAAACATAACTTTCTGGGTTGAATGGCTGTAAATCATCTAGCTTCTCGCCTAGTCCAACATATTTAACCGGAATATGCAATTCATTACGTATCGCTAAGACGATACCACCTTTTGCTGTACCATCTAATTTAGTTAAAACGATACCTGTAAC
The Staphylococcus kloosii genome window above contains:
- a CDS encoding putative DNA-binding protein is translated as MAQNDLVKTLRMNYLFDFYQALLTEKQRNYLQLFYLEDYSLSEIADTFEVSRQAVYDNIRRTGDLVEDYETKLGLYKNFEQRKALYEEIKQHINDSEKVLEAIKTLEQID